TCTTGCAGGAACATAGACCCAACACCCTCCAGTACCTAAAACGTATATAGGAGGTGTAGTCTATTAGCGTGGAAAGGAGTGGCATCATGATACCAATCCATGCATTGTAAAAATCATCCCTCATGCCCAATTAGAAACTATTACTCAAATACAGATGAAGCCAAGTGCTGTGGGAGACAAAACCCTTGGGCAAGTGGGCCCTCTCGGCAGCGGGTTCAATGACCCTGAAGCCGCACGGCTTGATGGACCCTGGGCAAATATCGCTTGACCGAGCAAAGCGCATTTGGTGTATATGCAAGGCTATCGAGCTCGACATGGGTATAAATGAGAGCGTTCCGCGTTCATCTCTGGCATCCTGCTTTTCGTTTCTCATCTTTCACCTCTTGGTTTCTCATCTTTCACTAGCAAGTTTATATCAACCTAAACATGTTCTTGGCTACTCGGCACAACTTGTTCCTCTGGACTGGTCTCTTTATTGCCTTGCCTGGTGTACTTCTAGCACCTACCAAGGGGCCTAAGTGCACCAAACCGGCTATTCGTCGCGAGTGGAGGACTCTCCCGCCGTCCCAGCAGGACGCCTTCCACAAGGCCGTCAAGTGTCTGCAGACCAAGCCCAGCAGAATACAGTCTGGAGGAGTGAGCAAGACGCTGTACGACGACTATACCTACATTCATCTCCAGCTAGAACCATTGAGTAAGTAACCAACTCGTGCACGACGATAATTCATACTTACCCTTTATTCTAGTTCACCAAGTTGCCGCGCTGTATCCCTGGCACCGTTACTTTAACTCTCTACGTGAAAAGGTAAAGAGTCTGGCCAATACCTCACTGTTGCTGGGGCACATCTGACGCATATAACCTGATAGGATATGCAGGCGTGTGGATACACACAGTCGCATCCTTACTGGGATTGGACACGCGACGCAGCCAGCGCGTCCGCGTTCAGAAACGCGAGCATCTTCGATCCTATTCATGGATTCGGGAGTCATAGCGCTCCTGAAGGCAACACCACGGTGGTCTGCGTCGACAACGGGCCATATGCCGGATTCCAGGTACGCAACACCCAACTTTGTCTGACCCCTCCGTTCACCCTGTGGACTTACTGCCTGTTTTCATAGTTGAATGTACCTGAACCGCATTGCCTGGGACGTGGCTTCACCGTAACTGATGAAATGGTCGGTAACTGGACAAGCTCGACGGTGAACCAAATCTTGGAATACCCGGACTTTGTGAACTTTTGGAACACCTCGGAGAGTAAGTCGGCCtcttcccccccccccccccggcAGAGAATAGGCACTAACAGATCTTCTAGGGCAACCTCACAACCTTATCCACTTTGCTATCGGCGGTGATGTGTTTGAAAAGTACTCGCCCAACGACCCGATTGTGAGTTATCCTCTGCCTGGTTGATTTAAATGAAACGTCGAAGCTGATTAACGGTTACGACAGTTCTTCCTGCATCACGCACAGTTTGATCGTCTGTGGACGCTCTGGCAGGGCAGAAACGCCACTCGGCTGTCGGACTACCAGGGAAATACGATCCAGAACACGACTGTCTTCAACGCGACTTTGCAAGATACGCTGGACTTTATGGGACTCGGTGACAACCGATCGGTCGAGAGTGTGATGGACACCCTGTCGAACGGGCTGTGCTACAAGGTACGCAGTGTTGGCTTTTCATACCGAACGGTACTTACCTGGGTTGCTGATATAgtacgacgacgacgagtgAGATGTCTGAACGAGATCTGAGAGTTTGTGGAATGGATGGAACGGAGGTAGTTCGTGTCTGATCCACATTTGTTTCTCGGTCATCGCTCCTTGTGAGCAGAAACGTTGGCATGCTTAATATGTTCCAGTTACTCCTTTTTATGTTTCGTATATATGATCTAATGATCAAGGACATTATGGTTTTCTCCAAACTGCTGGGATGTGATTCTCGCTCAGTTTGCGCGTTCTTGAAAGCGTGCCATGGCACTTCATAATTCATCAACCAAGGAATGAGACTGCGACCAATGCGTTGGTAATAATCGCTTGAGTCCTGAGGACCCTATGCTCCAAAAATGATCAAGAGTGTATAAAGCCATGTTTCTTTTGGTGGTGAAGGTTGAGCCGAGGGATTCCACGCTACATAACAGCTGCTAGCTTTAAGCAGATTCAATGGAAAGGCACCAAGTTGGGAAAGACTTGCAGAGTTCAAGTTACTGGTGTGCATTCGATACAATCCCGGTTGCGAAGAATCGTAGTGCGAGTGGAGATGAATTCAGAGAAAGATACAATTACAAATGAGCTAATGTGTGAAACCAATGTGCTCGTATAGTTGGTGAACAAACAATGTAATGTGTGCAACGCACGCCCGAAGCCATTCACACTTTCTAAACAGGGCGCGAAAATCCtgtatcacgtgaccttaCCTCGCTCACGGTAACCCACCACTTGTTGTTCCCATCGCCACAACTCTTGACATCTCCCTCTCGCTGATCCCATTTCAATAATACGTCATGTCAAAGGTAGTGCTGTATATTACTCATTGCTATGCGCGTGTTGAATGTGGAGTAGACCAGCACGGATGGACCGGGCGAAGAAGACAAGTTGAGCGATTTTATCCCGGATAGCATGGATATTTCGCGTCAGGTAGGTGTTCTCTGCTGCCACAAGCCCGAGTGCTGACAAAGTGATAGGTGAGCGAAAAGCCAACAGAGGGAGAGTCAGAAGTGGACGAGgtagaggaggaagaggaagaggagatTGTCAGTGAttcagaggaagaacaacCAGAGGTTCGTTTCATATTTATTGATATTCATCGCTAATTATTATGTAGGGTAaacccaagtccaagtcgTCGGCGCGGAAAGAACAGGCCCAGAAGAACAGGGAAAAGAAACACAAGCAAGGAGAGAGCTTGGGTTCGAAACGCAAGGCGATGGACAAGGCCAAGGTGTGTGGACTTGTGTGCTcatttgacttggtgttGACTCGTGGCTAGCTTGCGGATGCCATGAAGCGCTATTC
The Rhizoctonia solani chromosome 8, complete sequence DNA segment above includes these coding regions:
- a CDS encoding tyrosinase, producing MFLATRHNLFLWTGLFIALPGVLLAPTKGPKCTKPAIRREWRTLPPSQQDAFHKAVKCLQTKPSRIQSGGVSKTLYDDYTYIHLQLEPLIHQVAALYPWHRYFNSLREKDMQACGYTQSHPYWDWTRDAASASAFRNASIFDPIHGFGSHSAPEGNTTVVCVDNGPYAGFQLNVPEPHCLGRGFTVTDEMVGNWTSSTVNQILEYPDFVNFWNTSERQPHNLIHFAIGGDVFEKYSPNDPIFFLHHAQFDRLWTLWQGRNATRLSDYQGNTIQNTTVFNATLQDTLDFMGLGDNRSVESVMDTLSNGLCYKYDDDE